Below is a genomic region from Delftia tsuruhatensis.
TGGATGGCGCAGGGCCCCACGGCGGCCGAGAGGTTGCCGCAGTTGCCGCTCCAGTCCACGAAGGGCCGGTCGATGGCGACCTGGCCGAACAGGTAGTCCACATCGTGGTCCGCCCTGGTACTGGCCGACAGGATCACGGCCTTGCTGGTGCTGGACGAGGCATTGCCCATGCCGTCGATCTGCTTGCCGTAGGGGTCGGGACTGCCCAGGGTGCGCAGCAGGAGAGCGTCGCGCACGGCGCCGGGCTGCTGCGCCGCCGCGGGCAGGTCCTGCAGGCGAAAGAACACGCCCTTGCTGGTGCCGCCACGCAGATAGGTGGCGGGGATCTTGATCTGCGGAAGGCTCATGGGGTTTCCTCGGTCATCGGTTGCCGCCGCGCCAGGAAATCCTGGGCAAAGCGCTGGAGCACGCCGCCGGCCTCGTAGACCGAGACCTCCTCGGCCGTGTCCAGCCGGCAGGTCACGGGCACGCGCAGCACCTGGCCTTCGCGCCGCTGTATCACCAGCGTGAGCTGGGCGCCCGGCGTGCGCTCGCCTTCCACGCCATAGACCTCCGTGCCGTCCAGCGCCAGGGTCTTGCGGTCGGTGCCGGGCAGGAACTCCAGCGGCAGCACGCCCATGCCGATGAGGTTGGTGCGGTGGATGCGCTCGAAGCCCTCGGCCACCACGGTCTCCACGCCGGCCAGGCGCACGCCCTTGGCGGCCCAGTCGCGGCTGGAGCCCTGGCCGTAGTCGGCGCCCGCGATGATGATCAGCGGCTGGCGCCGGTGCAGGTAGGTTTCCATGGCCTCCCACATGCGCACCACGCGGCCTTCGGGCTCGATGCGGGCCAGCGAGCCCTGGTGCTGCACGCCGTCGATGACGGCCATTTCGTTGACCAGCTGCGGGTTGGCGAAGGTGGCGCGCATGGCGGTGAGGTGGTCGCCGCGGTGGGTGGCGTAGGAGTTGAAGTCCTCCTCGGGCAGGCCCATGCGCGCCAGGTATTCGCCGGCCGCGCTGTCGGCCAGGATGGCGTTGGAGGGCGAGAGGTGGTCGGTGGTGATGTTGTCGGGCAGCAGGGCCAGCGGGCGCATGCCGGTCAGCGTGCGCGGGAAGGCCGCCAGCGCGCCCACGCCTTCGGTGTCCCAGTAGGGCGGGCGGCGGATGTAGGTGGATTGCGGGCGCCAGTCGTACTGCGGGGCCACCCGCCCGCCGTCGTCCCGGTGGATGGCGAACATGGGCTCGTAGACGGCGCGGAACTGCGCGGGCTTGACGGCCTGCGCGACGATGGCGTCGATCTCCTCGTCGGTCGGCCACAGGTCCTTCAGGCGGATCGCGCGGCCCTCGGCCACGCCCAGCACGTCGTTTTCGATATCGAAGCGGATGGTGCCCGCGATCGCATAGGCCACGACCAGCGGCGGCGAGGCCAGGAAGGCCTGTTTGGCATAGGGGTGGATGCGGCCGTCGAAGTTGCGGTTGCCCGACAGCACGGCCGTGGCGTAGAGGTCGCGCTCGATGATCTCCTGCTGGATGGCGGGCTCCAGCGCGCCGCTCATGCCGTTGCAGGTGGTGCAGGCAAAGGCCACGATGCCAAAGCCCAGTTGCTCCAGCTCGGTGAGCAGCCCGGCCTCCTTCAGATACAGCTCCACGGCCTTGGAGCCGGGCGCCAGCGAGGATTTGACCCAGGGCTTGCGCGCCAGGCCCAGGCGGTTGGCATTGCGCGCCAGCAAGGCTGCGGCGATGACGTTGCGCGGGTTGCTGGTGTTGGTGCAGCTGGTGATGGCGGCGATGATGACGGCGCCGTCGGGCATCAGGCCTTCGGACTCCTGCTGCCGGCCGGCGGCCAGCCTGGCGGCATCGGCGATGCCGCGCTCGGCCAGGGCCGAGGTGGGCAGGCGCCGGTGCGGGTTGGACGGCCCGGCCATGTTGCGCACCACGGCCGACAGGTCGAAGTCCAGCACGCGCTCGTAGTGCGCGGTCTGCAAGTCGGTGCTCCACAGGCCCGTGGTTCTGGCATAGGTCTCGACCAGGCGCACCTGCTCGGGGCTGCGGTCGGTCAGGCGCAGGTAGTCGATGGTCTGCTGGTCGATGGAGAACAGCGCGGCCGTGGCGCCGTACTCGGGGCACATGTTGGAGATGGTGGCCCGGTCGCCGACGCTCAGGCTGTCGGCGCCCTCGCCGAAGAATTCCACATAGGCACCCACGACCTTCTCGCGGCGCAGGAACTCGGTCAGCGCCAGGGCGATGTCGGTGGCGGTGATGCCGCCCTGGCGCCGGCCCGCGAGCCGCACGCCCACGATGTCGGGCAGGCGCATCCAGCAGGCGCGGCCCAGCATCACGTTCTCGGCCTCCAGCCCGCCGACGCCCACGGCGATCACGCCCAGGGCGTCGACATGGGGGGTGTGCGAGTCGGTGCCCACGCAGGTGTCGGGGAAGGCCAGGCCGTCCTGGACATGGACGACGGGGGACATCTTCTCCAGATTGATCTGGTGCATGATGCCGTTGCCCGCGGGGATCACGTCCACGTTGGCGAAGGCCTTCTTGGTCCACTCGATGAAGTGGAAGCGGTCCTCGTTGCGGCGGTCCTCGATGGCGCGGTTCCTGGCAAAGGCGTCGGGATCGGAGCCGCCGCACTCCACGGCCAGCGAATGGTCGACGATGAGCTGGACCGGCACGACGGGGTTGACCTGGGCGGGGTCGCTGCCCTCCTTGGCGATGGCGTCGCGCAGGCCGGCCAGGTCCACGAGGGCGGTCTGGCCCAGGATGTCGTGGCAGACCACGCGCACGGGGAACCAGGGGAAGTCGATGTCGCGGCGGCGCTGGACGAGCTGGCGCAGGTAGTTGTTCAAATGGGCGGGATCGGCGCGGCGCACGAGGTTCTCGGCGTGGATGCGTGCGGTGTAGGGCAGGCGGCGCCAGGCGCCGGGCTGCAGGGCGTCGACGGCGGCGCGGGCATCGATGTAGTGCAGCGCGGTGCCGGGCAGGGGTTTCTTGTACTTGGGGTTCATGGGGCGGATGCAATGCGGGCGGGTCCTGGTCCTCTTGTCCGGGGAGGCCGTGGGCTCACTGTGCGCGGATTTCGTTGTCCTTCACCACCTTGGCGTAGCGGGGGATCTCGGACTGGATCAGTGTGCCGAACTGGGCTGGTGTGCCGCCTGCCGGGGACACGCCCGTGGGCTCCAGCTGGGCCACCAGGGCAGGTACCTTGAGTCCTGCATCCAGTGCGCCGTTGATGCGCGCCAGGATGGCCGGTGGCAGGCCCTTGGGTGCGAGCAGCCCGTGCCAGGCGACCACGTCGTAGTCCGGCAGGCCGCTCTCGGCCACTGCGGGAATTTCGGGATAGGCGGACAGGCGCTGGGCCGTGGTTACCGCCAGGGCATGGAGTTTTCCGCTCCTGACATGCGGCATCAGGGCCTCGGTGCCGGCCACCAGCATGTCCACATTGCCCGCCAGCAGATCGGTCACGGCGGGGCCCGTGCCGCGGTAGGGGACATGGGTCGCCCTGACCTTGGCCATGCCGAACAGGTATTCCGTCACGATGTGCAGATGGCTGCCGTTGCCGGCCGATGCAAAGGTCAGCTTGCCGGGATTCTCGCGTGCATGGGACAGCAACTCCTGCAGGCTGCGCGCCGGCACGCGGGGGCTCACGCAGACGACATAGGCGCCCCGGGACAGCTGGATCACGGGCGTCATGTCGGCCACGGGATCGAAGCGCAGCTTGTACAGCGAGGGGTTGACCGTATAGCTGCCGGCCACGAGCAGCAGCGTATGGCCGTCGGCGGGCGAGCGCAGCGCATATTCCGTCCCCAGCGTCCCCCCGGCTCCCGGCCGGTTTTCCACGACCACGGCCTGGCCCAGCCTTTCATTGAGCACGTTGGACGCGACACGGGCGATGAAGTCGGAGCCGCCGCCCGGGGCAAACGGGCAGACGATCTTCAAGGGCCTGGAGGGAAAGACCTCCTGGGCCTGGCCTGCCCGGGGCAGGACAAGACCTGCCACCGGGGCGGGCAGGGCGGTGCAAAACCGTCGGCGGCTGATGCTCATGGTATGTCTCCGTCGTTGTCATTGGGGCTGTGCCGGGTCGCTGTTGCAAGCGCCATGCCATGTCTTGCAGGTCGTGCGCTGATGCACCCTCGCCGTTGATTCGCCGGGAGGCACGGCCTTGGGCAAGTGGTCCGGGTGTTTCAACTATGTTTCAGGAATGCCGATCCTGGATTCATGTCTGATAGACAGTCGCAACACGTCGTGGGGATGCGACGCCGCTCGTCAAAGGCGCAATGCTTGCAGTCATCCGCTTGCGAGGTGCGGGCCTCTCGGAAGGTCCCCCAGGATTCCCGAGAGGAATGTGCGCAGGTCCTGGGGTTTGCCCTGGCAAGCCTTCAGCACTGGTGCGTCCGGACGATAGAGTTCGTGATGAATGTAGGATTGGTCTTACATGTGATTTGCCTGAGAGAGGCCGAAATCCATTTATCCTCCGCTTTCTGCCCTGCATGGGCCGCTTGCTTTGTTCGGTTGCGGTCCCCGGGTCTGGCAACGAGTGGTTCCGTGCTCCCGTTCCGTTTTCCCGTGACCGCCTTTTCCGCCTTCGCCGCTCCATGTCAGCTTCCGCCCAGCGCATGCTCGTAGCCATCCGTTCCGCATGGCCGGCCGCAGCCACCATGGCCCTGGGGCTGTGCCTGAGCGCCATGCTGGCCCTGCACCAGCAGCAGATGCTGGAGCGGCTCGATTGGCAGCGCCACACCCAGCAGGCGCAGTCTGCCCGGCAGGCACTGCAGATGCGGCTGGATGCCTATGCCATGCTGGTTCAGCACGTGGCCAACCAATTGGCCGCGGCTCCCGAAATGGGACAGCAGGCCTTCGGCCGCATGGCGCAGTCCCTGCGCGTGCAGTCCCAGCCGGGCATGCAGGCGCTGGCCTTCACGCGGGCCACGGTGGAGCATGGTGCCCCCTATTTTTCCCCGACGCAGGGGGCGGCAGGTGGCGCACAGGCACGCTATTTCGTCGTCGATTATCTGTGGCCGCTGGAAGGCAACGAGTCCATCGCCGGCCTGGACATGCATGACCGCCCGGGCCTGCTGGCCAGCATGCTGCGCAGCCGGGACAGCGCCGGCACCGTGGTATCGGCTCCGTTCGCGATGAAGCAGCCGGGCGAGCATGCGACGGCCGTGCTGGTGCGGGCGCCGGTCTTCGGACAGCCGGCGCCGGCATCCTCCGATGCCGCCACGCCGTCGTGGACGTTCCTTGGCACGGCCGATGCCAGTGTCCGCGTGCATGATCTGGTGCAGGACCTTCACGAGCGCGGACTCCTGGGCCGGCTCGCGCTGGCCATGCATGATGCGGGTCCCGCATCCCCCGCTCCATCTGCGAGTCCCACGCCCTTGCCGTTGTACCTGGGCGCGGCCTGGCCTCAGCCAGGTCAAGACAGGGGCGGCACCGGTCAGGTGGTGCTGGAACAGACGCTGCAGGCGCAGGACCGGCTGTGGCGGCTGGACTTCATCGCCGTGGGCACGGCCCTGTCCTGGACGGAGCGCGCGCAGCCGCTGGTGCTGTTCGCGCTGGGCATGCTCGTTTCGGCGCTGCTGGCCTCGCTGGCCGCTGCCTGGTGGCGACGGCGCCACTCAGGCTGGGCCCAGTTGCGGGCCTCTTCGCGTTCCATCCGCGAAAGCGATGCACGTTTTCAGGCGCTGTTCGAGCAGGCGGCGATCGGTGTGGTCCAGATCGACGCGGCCACTGCCGAGGTGCTGCACGTGAACCGGCGGTATGGCGATATCACCGGCTACGATCCGCAGCAGCTTTGCCAGCGGCCTCTGCTGGACCTGATGTCCAGCGAGTCTCCGGACGATGACAGACGTTCGCTGCTGGAGCTGGCCGCAGGCAAGCGCCGTGCCTTGCAGATGGAGCGGCAGTTGCGACGCCACGACGGCGAGCTGGTGTGGGTCGAGATCCATATTTCCGCGCTGGGCCCCGGTCACTCCCCCCGTCTGATGGCCCTGGTCCAGGACATCGGTGCACGGCGCCACCTCCAGCAGATCCAGCGTGAGGGCTCGCGCCATCTGCGCAGGGTCATCCAGCGCCTGCCCCTGGGCCTTGCCATGCTGCAGGGCGACGGCCAGTTCGCCTACTGGAACGAGGAGTTCCTGCGGCTGGCGGGCCATGGCGCGACGACGGGCATGGACGGTGATGGCTGGTGGCGCAACATGTGTGCCGATGAACCCAGGCGCCAGCGCATGCAGCGGCGCTTCGAGGCGGCACGCGCGAGGGCAGGCGTCACCCGGTATTCCGGCGGCGCCGATACCGAGATGGAGCGCTCCTTCGGCAGCGAGGAATATCAGCTCATCGGTGCGGATGGCTGCACGCGCTCCGTATCGGTCGCGGGCCTGCTGCTGGATGAGGGCTGCCTGCTGATCCTCCAGGACCAGAGCCAGCGCAAGATGGCGGAGGAGGAAATCCGCCGGCTGGCCTTCTATGACGCGCTCACCGGCCTGCCCAATCGCCGCTTGCTCGTGGACCGCCTGCAGCAGGCCCTGGCCTCCGGCCGTCGGCGCGGGCGCTGCGGCGCCGTCCTGCTGCTCGATGTGGACAATTTCAAGGCTTTCAATGACACCCTGGGTCTGGAGCTGGGCGACGCACTGCTGCGCATGCTTGCCGAGCGCCTGACCCAGTCGCTGGGGCGCGAGGCCACCCTGGCCCGCCACAGCGGGGATGACTTCGTGGTGCTGCTGGAGGATCTGGACAACGACGCCATGCAGGCGGCATCGCAGGTGGAGGCCGAAGTCCAGCGCATGCGTTCATGGCTGCAGCAGCCCCTGCAGCTGGCCGGGCAGTCCTGCCATATCACGCTGAGCATCGGTGCCAGCCTGTTCGGCAACCAGGAACTCAGCGCCGATGAGGTGCTGCGCCGCGCCGAAATGGCCATGTACCAGGCCAAGGGCATGGGGCGCGACGCGCTGCAGTTCTTCGACCCCCAGTTGCAGGCGGTGCTGCGATCGCGCACGGCCATGGAGCAGGAGATGCGCGAGGGCATCGTGCGCCATCAGTTCGTCCTGTACTACCAGCCGCAGGTGGTGCATGGCCGCATCGTCGGCGCCGAGGGGCTGCTGCGCTGGAACCACCCGCGCGAGGGCCTGGTCCCGCCCTCGCTGTTCGTCTCCCTGGCCGAGGAAAGCGGCCTGATCCTGCAACTGGGCGAATGGGTGCTGGGCGAAGCCTGCCGCCAGCTGGCGCAGTGGGCCCAGGATCCGGCGCTGGCGAGCCTGGTCCTGTCCGTCAACGTCAGTCCGCGCCAGTTCCACCAGGCCAGGTTCGTGGAACAGGTGCTCCAGGCGCTGCAGTCGAACGGCGCCAATCCGCGCCTGCTCAAGCTGGAGTTGACCGAAAGCCTGCTGCTGGCCGACGTGGATGACACGGCCGCCAAGATGGCCACTCTCAAGGCGCATGGGGTGGGCTTTTCGCTGGATGACTTCGGTACCGGCTACTCTTCGCTGGCCTATCTCAAGCGCCTGCCGCTGGACCAGCTCAAGATCGACCGCAGCTTTGTGCGTGACGTGCTCAGCGACCCCAATGACGCGGCCATCGCACGCACCATCGTCGCCCTGGGGACCAGCCTGGGCCTGCAGGTCGTCGCCGAAGGCGTGGAAACCGAGGCACAGCGCCAGTTCCTGGAGGACGAGCAGTGCCATGCCTGGCAGGGCTATCTGCTCAGCCCGCCCGTGCCGGTACGCAGCTTCGAGGCGCTGGTGCAACAGGGCCTGCCCGCCCAGCGCCCTCCTTGCCTGAGTCCTGTGGCCATGGCAGCAGGGCTGGAGCGGCAGGGCAGTCTTCAGGTCGAGGCGGCTGCTTGGGCGGCGCAGGGCCAGACCCCGGATGGCGCAAGTCCGGGGGCCTAGCGTTCGTCCGGATCGATGCCGGACTCTTCCATGGTCATGCCTGGGAGCGCAGCCACAGCAGCAACTGCGCGTGCAGCCCGTCGTGCGCTGCGGGCGCCGGGGACAACAGGCAATAGCGGGAGCCATCCTCCACGAAACCCATGGGAGCCGCCAGCACGCCGCTGGCAATGTCGTCCCTTACCAGTTGCCAGGGGCCTACGGCCAGGCCCAGCCCGGCCACGGCAGCCTGCAGGCTGAAGTAGAAATGGTCGAACCACAGCTGAGGCCCGGAGGGCGCAGGCATGCCGCTGCACTCGGCCCAGGTCGGCCAGGCGCCAGGGCGCGTGCGGCTGTGCAGGGTGGGGGCTTCCGGCCGCAGGCGGGCCGGTGACGATCCACTGGCCGGCTCGCTCCATTGCGCCAGCCGGTCCGGCCGGCAGACGGGACCTGTGCGTTCGGTGAACAGGGGCTCGGCATGGCAGCCTGCGGGAAGAGGAAAATCATCGCGGCGGATGGCCAGATCGATGCCGTCCGCAAACGAGAAGGCGCCGCCCCCGGCGACCAGGTGCATCTGCAGTTGCGGATGCCGTTCCTGGAAACCTGGCCAGCGCGGGATCAGCCAGCGCATCAGCAGCGTGGGCTCGCAGGACAGCACCCAGCGCTGCGACTGGCGGGCACGCAGGCGCAGCTCCTGCGTGGCCTGACGCATGCGTTCCATGCCCTCATGCACGGCCTGGGCCAGATGGCGTCCCGCCTCGGTCAGGAAGACACGCCGGTTGCGACGAGTGAACAGCGCGATGCCCAGGTCGTCCTCCAGGACGCGAACGGCCCGGCTGACGGCTCCATGGGTCAGGTGCAGTTCCTGCGCGGCCTGGCTGAAGCTCTCCAGGCGGGCCGCCGCCTCGAAGCAGCGCAGAGCCTGCAGCGATGGCAGCCGCCTTGAGGGCAGCGGTGAGTTGAGGTCACTGTCGGTGTCTGTGTCGGAAAACATCGTCGTCCATGTGGCGGATACCCATGCCGGCGTCGGCAATGTGTTGGCTCGGCCCGAGAATACAGGACCTTGCAGTCGGCTTCCCGTTCATGGCCTGGACGGAGATGCCGGTCCCCTGTGTGCCCGCGGATGGACCTAAGGCGGGCCGCTGCGCATGGAGCCGCCATCGCCTATGCTGGGATATTTCACGCATCATCCACGGGGCGCGGCAGGCGTCGGCAGGAGGCAGGGTCCGGTGACAGCAACAAGGCAGGGTGTGCATCCCTCGTGGATCGTCGTGGCGGCCGGCGTCAGCGCCGCGCTGCATGTGGGCAAGCTGCCTGCGGCCGTGCCGATGCTGCAGCAGCAGCTGGGGGTCTCGCTGGTGCAGGCGGGTTTCCTGCTGTCCACGGTGCAGGTCGCCGGCATGCTGCTGGGCCTGGCGGCAGGACTGTGTGCGGACCGTTGGGGGCTGCGGCGCAGCATGCTGGTCGGACTGTCGCTGATGGCCGCGGCCAGTGCCTGGGGCGCCTCGGCGACAGGCTTTGCAACGCTGCTTGCGTTGCGCGCGGTGGAGGGGCTGGGATTCCTGCTGGTCGCCTTGCCGGGGCCGGGGCTGATACGCCGTTGCGTGGCGCCGCGGGAGCTGAGCGCGCGCATGGGGTGGTGGGGAACCTATATGCCACTGGGCAGCGCGCTGGGGCTGCTGCTGGGCCCCTGGGTGCTGGCATGGAGCTCCTGGCCGCTGTGGTGGCTGCTGGTGGGTCTGGTCTCCGCACTGGCCGGGCTGGCCGTCTGGTGGGGGGTGCCGGCGGATGGGCTGCAGGCCGGCGCAGATGCGCGCGTGTCCGCACCGGGGGGCGGATGGCGCCCCCGCCTGGCGGTGACGCTGCGCAGTCCGGGCCCCTGGCTGGTTTCCCTGGCGTTTGCCGTGTACTCCGGGCAGTGGATGGCGGTGATCGGCTTTCTGCCCACGGTCTATGCGCAGGCAGGGCTGGGCCCGGCGCTGTCGGGCATGCTGACGGCCCTGGTGGCACTGGCCAACATGGTGGGCAATGTGGCCTCGGGCCGGCTGCTGCAAGCCGGCTGGAGCGCCACGCGCGCACTGCGCCTGGGTTTTGGCTGCATGGCCGTATGTGCGCTGGCCGCCTATCTGCAGTGGCGGGGCCAGTTCCTGGGGCCACTGTGGCTGCGCTTCCTGGCCGTGGCGCTGTTCTCCGCGGCCGGCGGCCTCATTCCGGGCACCTTGTTTTCCATGGCCGTGCGGCTGGCGCCCGATGAATCCACGGTGTCGACCACGGTGGGATTCATGCAGCAATGGTCTTGCGTGGGCCAGTTCGCCGGGCCGCCCCTGGTGGCCGCCGTGGCGGTACAGGCCGGCGGGTGGCAGTGGACCTGGCTGGTCACAGGCGCCATGTGCGTGGTCGGCTGGTGGCTTGCCGGCGCCATTGGCGCGGCCGTGGCGCGGCGGCTTTAGCGGGCGCGCATTCAGGCGTCGCGTGAGCCGATCAGCGCCTGCAAGGCTTCCTGCATCTGCCCTGCGTGCTCCAGTGCTGGCATCCAGGGCGGGGGCAGGGGATGCACCGGGGGCAGAGGCGCGGAGGCTGCCAGCCGGGCCAGTGCATCATCGGGAGCAAGAGCCACCACATTGCCGTTGGCGGACAGCTGGCGGCAGGCCTCGATCAGCCATTCGCAGTGCAGGACGACGGGGCGCGGCATGAGGCCGCTGTCGTGCGCCATGCCGCGCACCAGGCTTTCGCCGAGCAGCAGAGCGCTGGCATACAGACGTACGGCATGCCGGTCGTACCGGCCGGTGACCGTCAGCAGTCCCGCGCTGCCCAGGCGCCCCCGAAGGGACCAGCGGCTGGCGCTCTGCGCTTCCACCACGGCTGCGCGCAGGGTGCCCAGCGCATCGCTGCTGCGCGTGAGTTGGCCCAGGGCCACGGTGGCATCGGGCGTGTCGTGCGTGGCCGTGGCGCGCAGCGTGGCCTCCAGCCCGTTGGCCAGCTGCTCCAGCAAGGTGCTTGCGGAGCGCGACATGGCGCGCAGCGGATTGGCAGTGAAGAGGACCTGGCTGAACATCAGCCCCACGCCCGCTCCCACCAGCACATCGACCAGCCTGACTTCCCCGGCAGCGCTGGGCCCCATGCTCAGCACCAGGACCACGGAGACACCTGCCTGTATGGGCACGACCGGTGGCTGGCCCAGCATGGCTGCCAGAGACAGCGCGACCAGCGAAGCCAGGCTCAGCCGCAGCAGTGGAATGTGGTCGGGCAGCAGCCAGGCCAGCTCGCCCACGGTGATGCCGATGGCGCATCCCAGCACCAGGCCCCAGGTCTGCTTGAGATGGCTGGGCAGGCCCGGTGCCAGGCATACGAGCGCCGTGACGGCGGCGAAGACAGGCTTGGGATGCCCGAGCAGATAGTGGGACAGCTCCCAGGCCAGCATCGCCCCCAGCGAGGCGGCGATGGCGTCGCGCAACGCCAGACGCAGGCGACCGGGTGCCGCTGCCATGCCGCTCTTGAATGGTCCGGTGTCTGCCTTTGCCTTTGCTTTGCGCCAGCGCACGAAAATTCTCCCTCCAGCTTGCGAAATCCAGGTCCGCAAATGCCCAAAAGCATAGCGGCCGGGTCAGGGCCGGCTTGCAGGAGAGTGGCTTCTCGCTTGTAAGAAAGCAGCCCGTGCCCGGAGCCGTCCGGTCAGGGCAGGCCCAGCAGTGCTTCGATGAAGTTCCACTGCGCCGGCGTGACCGGCGTGATCGACAGGCGGTTGCCTTTCTGCAGCACACCCATCTGCGCCAGTTCGGGATGCGCGCGCAATTCGGCGATCAGCAACGGGCGTGTCTTGCGCAATGCCTGCACGTCCAAGGTGAGCCAGCGCGGCTTGTCGGGCGAGGATTTGGGATCATGGTAGGGGTTGCCGGGTTCGAATTGCGAGGCATCCACCCGCAGATTGCCGGCGATGCGGGCGATGCCGTAGATGCCCGGCTCGGCGCAGCTCGAATGCCAGTACAGCACGCCGTCGCCCACCTGCATGGCATCGCGCATGAAGTTGCGGGCCTGGTAGTTGCGCACGCCGTCCCAGGCGATGGTGGCATTGGGGGCTGCCAGCGCGTGGTCTATGGAGAATTCGTCGGGCTCGTTCTTCATGAGCCAATACTGGCGGGCGGGGTGGGATGCGGTCATGGCGTGATTGTGGCAAATCCCCGCGCGCGATGGCGGCGATTTCCATGGGCCGGCGCGGGTGCCGCGGGGGTACGAGAATGCCTGGCAAGCGGGCGCCTCCCGAATGTCCGCGAACCACAGGAATCCTGCATGTCCGACAGCTCCACCTATGTCCCCCCCGCCGTATGGCAACCGGCGCCTTCGGGCGGAACCTTCGCCAACATCAATCGACCGGTCGCCGGTCCCACGCACGACAAGGCCCTGCCCGTGGGGCAGCAGCCGCTGCAGCTGTACTCGCTGGCCACGCCCAATGGCGTGAAGGTGACCATCATGCTGGAGGAGCTGCTGGCGCTGGGCCATGCGGGCGCGGAGTACGACGCCTGGCTGATCCGCATCGGCGAAGGCGACCAGTTCTCCAGCGGCTTCGTCGAGGCCAATCCCAACTCCAAGATCCCCGCGCTGGTGGACCGCAGCGTGGAGCCGCCCGTGCGTGTGTTCGAATCGGGCTCCATCCTGCTGTACCTGGCCGAGAAGTTCGGCGCGCTGCTGCCCACGGCCCCTGCCGCACGCACCGAGACGCTGAACTGGCTGTT
It encodes:
- the acnD gene encoding Fe/S-dependent 2-methylisocitrate dehydratase AcnD; amino-acid sequence: MNPKYKKPLPGTALHYIDARAAVDALQPGAWRRLPYTARIHAENLVRRADPAHLNNYLRQLVQRRRDIDFPWFPVRVVCHDILGQTALVDLAGLRDAIAKEGSDPAQVNPVVPVQLIVDHSLAVECGGSDPDAFARNRAIEDRRNEDRFHFIEWTKKAFANVDVIPAGNGIMHQINLEKMSPVVHVQDGLAFPDTCVGTDSHTPHVDALGVIAVGVGGLEAENVMLGRACWMRLPDIVGVRLAGRRQGGITATDIALALTEFLRREKVVGAYVEFFGEGADSLSVGDRATISNMCPEYGATAALFSIDQQTIDYLRLTDRSPEQVRLVETYARTTGLWSTDLQTAHYERVLDFDLSAVVRNMAGPSNPHRRLPTSALAERGIADAARLAAGRQQESEGLMPDGAVIIAAITSCTNTSNPRNVIAAALLARNANRLGLARKPWVKSSLAPGSKAVELYLKEAGLLTELEQLGFGIVAFACTTCNGMSGALEPAIQQEIIERDLYATAVLSGNRNFDGRIHPYAKQAFLASPPLVVAYAIAGTIRFDIENDVLGVAEGRAIRLKDLWPTDEEIDAIVAQAVKPAQFRAVYEPMFAIHRDDGGRVAPQYDWRPQSTYIRRPPYWDTEGVGALAAFPRTLTGMRPLALLPDNITTDHLSPSNAILADSAAGEYLARMGLPEEDFNSYATHRGDHLTAMRATFANPQLVNEMAVIDGVQHQGSLARIEPEGRVVRMWEAMETYLHRRQPLIIIAGADYGQGSSRDWAAKGVRLAGVETVVAEGFERIHRTNLIGMGVLPLEFLPGTDRKTLALDGTEVYGVEGERTPGAQLTLVIQRREGQVLRVPVTCRLDTAEEVSVYEAGGVLQRFAQDFLARRQPMTEETP
- a CDS encoding tripartite tricarboxylate transporter substrate binding protein, with the protein product MSISRRRFCTALPAPVAGLVLPRAGQAQEVFPSRPLKIVCPFAPGGGSDFIARVASNVLNERLGQAVVVENRPGAGGTLGTEYALRSPADGHTLLLVAGSYTVNPSLYKLRFDPVADMTPVIQLSRGAYVVCVSPRVPARSLQELLSHARENPGKLTFASAGNGSHLHIVTEYLFGMAKVRATHVPYRGTGPAVTDLLAGNVDMLVAGTEALMPHVRSGKLHALAVTTAQRLSAYPEIPAVAESGLPDYDVVAWHGLLAPKGLPPAILARINGALDAGLKVPALVAQLEPTGVSPAGGTPAQFGTLIQSEIPRYAKVVKDNEIRAQ
- a CDS encoding EAL domain-containing protein, translated to MSASAQRMLVAIRSAWPAAATMALGLCLSAMLALHQQQMLERLDWQRHTQQAQSARQALQMRLDAYAMLVQHVANQLAAAPEMGQQAFGRMAQSLRVQSQPGMQALAFTRATVEHGAPYFSPTQGAAGGAQARYFVVDYLWPLEGNESIAGLDMHDRPGLLASMLRSRDSAGTVVSAPFAMKQPGEHATAVLVRAPVFGQPAPASSDAATPSWTFLGTADASVRVHDLVQDLHERGLLGRLALAMHDAGPASPAPSASPTPLPLYLGAAWPQPGQDRGGTGQVVLEQTLQAQDRLWRLDFIAVGTALSWTERAQPLVLFALGMLVSALLASLAAAWWRRRHSGWAQLRASSRSIRESDARFQALFEQAAIGVVQIDAATAEVLHVNRRYGDITGYDPQQLCQRPLLDLMSSESPDDDRRSLLELAAGKRRALQMERQLRRHDGELVWVEIHISALGPGHSPRLMALVQDIGARRHLQQIQREGSRHLRRVIQRLPLGLAMLQGDGQFAYWNEEFLRLAGHGATTGMDGDGWWRNMCADEPRRQRMQRRFEAARARAGVTRYSGGADTEMERSFGSEEYQLIGADGCTRSVSVAGLLLDEGCLLILQDQSQRKMAEEEIRRLAFYDALTGLPNRRLLVDRLQQALASGRRRGRCGAVLLLDVDNFKAFNDTLGLELGDALLRMLAERLTQSLGREATLARHSGDDFVVLLEDLDNDAMQAASQVEAEVQRMRSWLQQPLQLAGQSCHITLSIGASLFGNQELSADEVLRRAEMAMYQAKGMGRDALQFFDPQLQAVLRSRTAMEQEMREGIVRHQFVLYYQPQVVHGRIVGAEGLLRWNHPREGLVPPSLFVSLAEESGLILQLGEWVLGEACRQLAQWAQDPALASLVLSVNVSPRQFHQARFVEQVLQALQSNGANPRLLKLELTESLLLADVDDTAAKMATLKAHGVGFSLDDFGTGYSSLAYLKRLPLDQLKIDRSFVRDVLSDPNDAAIARTIVALGTSLGLQVVAEGVETEAQRQFLEDEQCHAWQGYLLSPPVPVRSFEALVQQGLPAQRPPCLSPVAMAAGLERQGSLQVEAAAWAAQGQTPDGASPGA
- a CDS encoding LysR family transcriptional regulator, which translates into the protein MFSDTDTDSDLNSPLPSRRLPSLQALRCFEAAARLESFSQAAQELHLTHGAVSRAVRVLEDDLGIALFTRRNRRVFLTEAGRHLAQAVHEGMERMRQATQELRLRARQSQRWVLSCEPTLLMRWLIPRWPGFQERHPQLQMHLVAGGGAFSFADGIDLAIRRDDFPLPAGCHAEPLFTERTGPVCRPDRLAQWSEPASGSSPARLRPEAPTLHSRTRPGAWPTWAECSGMPAPSGPQLWFDHFYFSLQAAVAGLGLAVGPWQLVRDDIASGVLAAPMGFVEDGSRYCLLSPAPAAHDGLHAQLLLWLRSQA
- a CDS encoding CynX/NimT family MFS transporter, producing the protein MTATRQGVHPSWIVVAAGVSAALHVGKLPAAVPMLQQQLGVSLVQAGFLLSTVQVAGMLLGLAAGLCADRWGLRRSMLVGLSLMAAASAWGASATGFATLLALRAVEGLGFLLVALPGPGLIRRCVAPRELSARMGWWGTYMPLGSALGLLLGPWVLAWSSWPLWWLLVGLVSALAGLAVWWGVPADGLQAGADARVSAPGGGWRPRLAVTLRSPGPWLVSLAFAVYSGQWMAVIGFLPTVYAQAGLGPALSGMLTALVALANMVGNVASGRLLQAGWSATRALRLGFGCMAVCALAAYLQWRGQFLGPLWLRFLAVALFSAAGGLIPGTLFSMAVRLAPDESTVSTTVGFMQQWSCVGQFAGPPLVAAVAVQAGGWQWTWLVTGAMCVVGWWLAGAIGAAVARRL